The sequence CCTAAAATCAAGACGGTCGAGCCTTTAGGGGCCTCGCCCGAGAGTTGGTAGTTGTCTTTATCAAATTTAGATTCACTGGCAAAACCTAGGGTGGTCATCGCCTGATACATAGCGGCGGCGCCGGCGGTTTTACCAATCCAAGATAATACTGCGCGTCTACTTACACCTCGAGTTGGTTCCATATTCTTTTATCTCCAGCGGCTGTTTCATGTTAGCGCCCAGTGAGTAGGCATAGGGCAAATAGTGTGCTGATGCCGTTGTCCTGCATAACCTATATTGAGAGCTTGGTAGTGTGGGTTTGGTAGTTAGAGTTTGGCTTACAACCTAACCCTGCTTTAAGGTTACGCCTTTGTTCATAAACCGTTAAATAATAGCTCACAAACAGTGATCTAGACCGCAAAAAAAGGGAATTACAGATTAAAAATTATCTTTATTTAATATTTCCCAGCCAAATGACTCAAACTAGTCTACCAGTGTGCTTAGGGCTCTTACTGTTAGTTGAGAGCATCATTACTGCGCTAATTCTAGGATCATTTTCGTATAAATGCCGCAAACTACTTAGTGCACTTAGCATTTTGTGTGCTACCAATAATCGTAAGTATTTGATAACTAACATGACGATAAATGCTGTGTTACCCTAGCCCATCGCATTGCTTCTCTAGCATAAGCAATGCCAGCATCTTCACTCCTAACCCATAACGCTGACCGCCGATCGGAGGCCACTGGTGAACCAATTGAAATCTCTCACGCTGCTACTCTTATGGATGCTTTGTGCTCCATTAATGAGCGTGGCGCATGCACAAAGCGCAACTCCACCCTCTCCTGCTCCTTATGATGCGCTTGCTGAAATTCTAGAAAATGAGCAAACCCGTACTCAGCTTATTGAGCAGCTGCACTTACTGTCTGAGCAACAAAAACTGCCAGCATCACAAACCCAAGCAGCGCAAGACTCGCCCGCAGCATCGCCTAGCGAGCAAACGGATGAGCCCTCGAAGACTAAACAACTCGCCGACACCACCCGCAACATTGCCGGTGATATGGGCAAACAGTTTCATAGTTTGGCCAACGTTATCCAATCGCTGTTGATGGGCGATATAGATGGCGATAACGGCAACTTTAAAATGAGTAAGTTTGTTAGCGCCAGCATTAATCTGGGTTTGGTGATTATCGCCACTTGGGTCATATTTTGGCTGTTACGACGTTTGGCCCGCCCTATCTTTACCCGCTTAAGCCATTGGTCACGCCACAGTGAAAGCAATAGTGAAAGTAATAGTGAAAGCATTCATGAACATATTGCCGTTGCTCATAACGATGAAGCTACCAACGAAGCCCACAGCTCAAGCAAAACGCCGGTGTTGCGGTTGGTGGTCGGGGTAGCTGTTGCGGCGGTGGTGGATATATTGGCGCTCGGTTTGGCGTATGCCGCGGGGAGCTTGATTGCCACCTTTGTGATCGGCCAAACCGGTGAGCTCACCACCCAGGCTTCATTATTTTTAAATGCCTTTTTGGTGATTGAGTTATTGAAGGCCGGCTTAAGAGTCTTGTTCTCGTCGGGTTATGACGGTCTGCGTTTATTGCCCATCAACGGACGAGAAGCCCGCTACTGGAACCGCTGGTTTGCGCTGCTGATCGGCTTAGTGGGCTATGGGGTTATGGTATTGGAGCCCTTGGTGAACATTAATGTGTCTCCCACCTTGAGCCAAGCCATTAATACCTTAATTATGCTGATAGCCTTTATTTATGCAGTGATCGTAATTCTAAAGAACCGTCTGCGACTGCGCCGGGCGATTCGACTGCAAGCTGAAAAAAGTACCCTCTCTGCCGGGCAATTTAGCCTGATCTTGTTATCCCGTACTTGGCATTTAATTGCACTGGCCTACTTTGCTACCGTGTTTGTGCTGACGTTACTCAGCCCCGCCGAAGCATTGCCCTTTGTGCTGTATGCCACGTTGAAAACGCTGGCAGTGATTGTGGTGGCCATTTTGTTGTCCACTTTGCTCAGCCAAACCATCGGCCGTCACATTAGCTTATCTGACGATTTGCGCCGCAAACTGCCGTTGCTGGAGCCGCGCATTAATAGTTATGTGCCCACGGCGCTGCGTTTTTTGCGGATACTCATAGTGAGCATGGCGGTGCTATTAGTGCTGAATGCTTGGTACATCGTGGATTTAAACGCCTGGTATGAGTCTGAAGCCGGCGGCAAACTTATGAGTAAAGTGATTGCCGTAGCCATTATTTTGGCGGTCGCCGCCCTGCTATGGGTATTATTAGCCAGCTTGATTGAGCATAAACTGAACCCAGAAACCGGATCCGGTCAGCCTTCTGCACGCGCGCAAACGCTGTTACTGCTGTTTAGAAACGCCTTGGCCATTACCTTGGCCACCATGACCTTTATGATTGCCCTCTCACAAATTGGCATTAATATTGGTCCGCTTATTGCCGGTGCCGGTGTGCTGGGCCTGGCCATTGGTTTTGGTGCACAAAAGCTGGTGCAAGACATTATTACCGGCGTGTTTATTCAAATCGAAAATGCCATGAATACCGGTGATGTGGTGACCTTAGCGGGCATTACCGGCACCGCCGAGAAGCTCAGTATTCGCTCAGTGGGCATTCGCGACTTAAGCGGTACTTACCACATTATTCCCTTCTCTAGCGTGGATACGGTGTCTAACTACATGCGTGAGTTTGGTTATCATGTGGGCGAATACCGTGTGGCGTATCGCGAGAGCATAGATGCGGCCATTAACCAGCTGCAGCTTGCCTTTGATGAACTAGCCGCCAGTCAAGACATGAAGCGCGAAGTGCTGGATGCACTGGAAGTGTCAGGAGTAGTGGCCTTGGCCGACAGCTCGGTGAATATTCGGGTGCGTATTAAAACCACACCGGGTATGCAATGGGCCGTGGGTCGCGCTTATAACCGCTTAGTGAAGCAGTACTTTGAGCAGGCCGGTATCGAAATTCCGTTCCCGCACAGCACTGTGTATTTTGGTGTAGATAAAGCAGGCTCGGCACCCGCCGCGAACGTGCAACTTATGGAGCACGCGGTTGAACAGGCTGCCACTGAAGAACGCCAAGCTAAGCCATTGAACGTGAAGCTGAAAGCTAAACCCACTGCTGCATCACACCTCAGTGATGATGCCCCCAATGACAACGACGACTAGTTAGTCATGAGTTCGTTTTTATAACGTTAAAGGCCACGCAATTGCGTGGCCTTTTTTGTGCGGCGCTAGCGGTTCGGCTTAAGTTTCTGATTTAGAAGGGCTAACACATAAACCTTGCGTGCCATTTATTAACTAAATGACATATTAGTTTTACGGCGAGTTGCTGCAATACCATTCACTACAATCATCCCCCAAATCAGCACCGCAGCCACGGCCAGCACTGTCGCGATAGGCCGTTCTACAAATGCGGTTAAATCTCCATTTGCCTTAATTATCGACCGCATAAAGTTACTTTCTATAATAGGCCCAAGAATAACGGCAAGAATTAAAGGACCAACTGGGAAATCATTCTCTGACATAACAAAACCAAGCAAGCCGAATGCCAGCATAATCCAGATATCGAACATCGAATTATTAGCGGCAAACGCACCCACCATGCAAAAAACCAGAATCAATGGATATAGCACACCAGAAGGTATTGAGAGTATATGCCGCGCCCCTTTGATTGCTAAAAATCCCAGCGGAAGCAGCAGCACATTAGCAACGATGAACACCATAAAGATAGCGTTCACTAATGGTGCTTCGTTAACAAACACATCAGGCCCGGGTGTGATGCCCTTCGTCATCAAAACACCAATAATAATCGCCGTAATAGTATCGCCAGGAATACCAAATACCAGTGCAGGAATATAAGCACCGGATAATGATGCATTATTAGCAGAGCTAGCAGAGATCAGCCCTTCTGGGTGGCCAGTGCCAAATTTTTCAGGCGTACGCGAAAACTTGCGCGCAATGGCGTAGCTAATCCATGAGGCAATGTCAGCCCCTGCTCCTGGCAGCGCGCCAATCAAGGTACCCAGCACCCCGCTTCGGGCAACACCAAATTTGTACTTCCAAAGCAGTGAACCTACACCTGCGAATGGCTTTTTGACCTGTGTTTGAACTTGCGGGCGTGCATTTTTACTTTCCGGCATGCGCCGGATCAGCTCTGAAATTGCAAACAAGCCAATCAGTACCGGTAAAATAGAAATACCCGCCAGCAAGTCATAACTACCCAATGTAAAACGAGTTTGGCCTGAAACGCTATCCATACCCACCATGGAGATAGCCAAACCGGCAAACATCGATATTGCACCTTTTAATGGGTCACCGCCCGACACCAAAATGGCACAAGACAACCCTAGTAACGCGAGCCAGAAGTACTCATCACTGGTAAATTGTATTGCAAAATCAGCGATAAGCGGAGCAAGTGTCGCCAAACATATAACGCCGATCACGCCACCAATCATAGAGCAAGTAACATTAAGGCCAAGGGCGACCCCCACCTTCCCTTGCTTACCCATAAGGTAGGCTTCATCAGTATATACAGCTGATGCAGGCGTCCCTGGCATACGTAGCAGCGCACCGGGTAAATCTCCTGCAACGATGGCCATTGCGGTGGCTGAAACTATCGCAGCAATCGCTGGCAAAGGTTCCATAAAGAAGGTAACCGGCACTAATAACGCGGTGGCCATGGTGGCCGTCAGTCCCGGAATGGCGCCCATAAAGAGCCCAAATATTGATGCGGCGAGAATGATAAACATCACTTCCCACGTGAACACCATTGAGGTAGCAGCGAGGAAACTATCCATTAGTAAATCACCTTCTCTAAGATACCCAGTTCCAGCGGCACCTGTAGCAGGCGACCGAATACCCCCCAGATAACAGCAGTAGAAACCACAGCAGTAATAATAGATATGGTCCAGCTCGGCCGATAAAAGAAATATAACAATAGGCTAAGCAGCACAGTTGCCACCACAGGAAAGCCGAGTACTGGCGTCAACAATATATAGACAATGATTGCCGCGACTATTGCCAATAAGGTTAAGTAAAAACGTATGATAGGTACTTCATTTGCCCACACCATCCAAGGACCGTTATTACGCAATCCTCGAACCGTCAACAGCCCACCAAACGCGATTAATAACACTCCAATAACGACAGGGAAGGTTCCTGCCCCATATTCCTGCTGCGGTAAATTAACCAGTCCTCTGGAGTTAGTTATTACCAACACCCCAAATAGTACTGTCACTAACCCTGTGATCTTGTCATTACTGCGCATACGGCTGTCCTCTGAGTTGTTTAGGCTTAGTTGGCCAGACCAAGTTTTTTAATCGTTATTGCATTCTTTTCATCTTGTTCTTTCATATATGCCTCAAACCCAGCGGCATCAGCCCATACAGGACCAAATCCACGGCCGACCATAAAGGTTTGAAACATCTCTGAGTTGAAAACCTTATCCGCAGCTATTGATAAGCGAGCGACCACATCCTCTGGCAAATTAGCTGGCCCAACCAAACCACGCCACGAGCCTTGAACCCACTCTTCACCGGTTACTTCTTTTGCAGAAGGCACATCCGGAAAGGTACTCAAGCGGTCATTCGACAGTACCGCGAGTGTACGGATCCGGCCTGATTTACTCATAGACTCAGTTTCTGGCAGTGAATTAAAAACAATATCAACACCATTGGCTGCGAGCTCTTGTAAGCCGGGAGCGGCACCTTCGCTGGGCACTAAGTTGATAGTTTGAGGATCGATACCTTGCTGATCAATAAAACCGGCAAACGACAGGTGATAGGCAGCACCCGGAGCAGAACCCGAGACGGTATAAGTATTAGGTTTTGCTTTGAGGTCGGCCAACGCCTCGCTTAGATTTTTCCAAGGCGAGTCAGTATTTACAGTAAAGCTGGCGTAATCGACGTTAAGCAAAGCGATAGGCGTGAAGTCGGTATATGAAATATCCGCCGTACCTATGTGCTTATAGGTGGCTATTTCAGCAGTACCCAATCCCAAAGTGTAACCATCGGGTCTCGCTCTTTTCATGGTCATGTGCCCAATGACGCCAGCCCCGCCGGTTTTGTTAACAACATTGACCGGCTGACCAAGCTCCTTTTGAAGCCCCATTGCCAGTTGACGGCCTACGGCATCTGAGCCACCTCCAGCAGACCAAGGCACAATCAAAGTAATCGGCTTAGATGGATAATCAGCTGCAGCGTAAGCACTACCAGCAGCAACAGTCAGTACGGTGGCGCAGAGAACATTAGATAGTTTATACATTTAAAAACCTCATTATTTTATAGGGTTTAGCAGGTCTGGGGTTCGTATACACCGCAAAAAATGTGGTGTGGAGCCTCATACAAAACGAATGGCAGGTGTGCTACCTCAAAGTGCCCGACTCGCCTCAAGCAGTATCAACGCGGCAAAAACAATTTGCAAGTATTTACAACTATGTATTTTATTTATTAACCACATGTCACAAAAAATCATCGTAAAGGATAATAAAATGATGAGGCAGAAGCAGAACCAAACAGAAAAAAGAATGTAAGATGCTGTTTTAATTACAGTTAAGCTTAAATATACATATGCAATTCATCTATTTTAAGAAATTTCAATGACTAATGAGAATGTATAATCAGTATAACGCCCACCACTCATTAGTTGTAATTATTTGTTTGCCACCTCCGTCTCCCTACGCTATATTGTGAACGTCTAACCCCTGTAGCAACTGAGTACTCGCAGCATTCACACCCAGTGAAGCCAACTTAAAACCCAAGGAATTAATATGTTTAACGATCTGAAAAATAAGAAAATTTTAGTTACCGGCTCAACTAAAGGTATCGGTTTAGCGGCCGCGTTGGAGTTCGCCAAGCAAGGCGCTGTGGTGGGTATCAACAGTCACATTCTGGACGCTGATGCAGAGCAGGCAATTGCTCAA comes from Oceanisphaera profunda and encodes:
- a CDS encoding mechanosensitive ion channel domain-containing protein; this translates as MNQLKSLTLLLLWMLCAPLMSVAHAQSATPPSPAPYDALAEILENEQTRTQLIEQLHLLSEQQKLPASQTQAAQDSPAASPSEQTDEPSKTKQLADTTRNIAGDMGKQFHSLANVIQSLLMGDIDGDNGNFKMSKFVSASINLGLVIIATWVIFWLLRRLARPIFTRLSHWSRHSESNSESNSESIHEHIAVAHNDEATNEAHSSSKTPVLRLVVGVAVAAVVDILALGLAYAAGSLIATFVIGQTGELTTQASLFLNAFLVIELLKAGLRVLFSSGYDGLRLLPINGREARYWNRWFALLIGLVGYGVMVLEPLVNINVSPTLSQAINTLIMLIAFIYAVIVILKNRLRLRRAIRLQAEKSTLSAGQFSLILLSRTWHLIALAYFATVFVLTLLSPAEALPFVLYATLKTLAVIVVAILLSTLLSQTIGRHISLSDDLRRKLPLLEPRINSYVPTALRFLRILIVSMAVLLVLNAWYIVDLNAWYESEAGGKLMSKVIAVAIILAVAALLWVLLASLIEHKLNPETGSGQPSARAQTLLLLFRNALAITLATMTFMIALSQIGINIGPLIAGAGVLGLAIGFGAQKLVQDIITGVFIQIENAMNTGDVVTLAGITGTAEKLSIRSVGIRDLSGTYHIIPFSSVDTVSNYMREFGYHVGEYRVAYRESIDAAINQLQLAFDELAASQDMKREVLDALEVSGVVALADSSVNIRVRIKTTPGMQWAVGRAYNRLVKQYFEQAGIEIPFPHSTVYFGVDKAGSAPAANVQLMEHAVEQAATEERQAKPLNVKLKAKPTAASHLSDDAPNDNDD
- a CDS encoding tripartite tricarboxylate transporter permease — protein: MDSFLAATSMVFTWEVMFIILAASIFGLFMGAIPGLTATMATALLVPVTFFMEPLPAIAAIVSATAMAIVAGDLPGALLRMPGTPASAVYTDEAYLMGKQGKVGVALGLNVTCSMIGGVIGVICLATLAPLIADFAIQFTSDEYFWLALLGLSCAILVSGGDPLKGAISMFAGLAISMVGMDSVSGQTRFTLGSYDLLAGISILPVLIGLFAISELIRRMPESKNARPQVQTQVKKPFAGVGSLLWKYKFGVARSGVLGTLIGALPGAGADIASWISYAIARKFSRTPEKFGTGHPEGLISASSANNASLSGAYIPALVFGIPGDTITAIIIGVLMTKGITPGPDVFVNEAPLVNAIFMVFIVANVLLLPLGFLAIKGARHILSIPSGVLYPLILVFCMVGAFAANNSMFDIWIMLAFGLLGFVMSENDFPVGPLILAVILGPIIESNFMRSIIKANGDLTAFVERPIATVLAVAAVLIWGMIVVNGIAATRRKTNMSFS
- a CDS encoding tripartite tricarboxylate transporter TctB family protein — protein: MRSNDKITGLVTVLFGVLVITNSRGLVNLPQQEYGAGTFPVVIGVLLIAFGGLLTVRGLRNNGPWMVWANEVPIIRFYLTLLAIVAAIIVYILLTPVLGFPVVATVLLSLLLYFFYRPSWTISIITAVVSTAVIWGVFGRLLQVPLELGILEKVIY
- a CDS encoding tripartite tricarboxylate transporter substrate binding protein, translated to MYKLSNVLCATVLTVAAGSAYAAADYPSKPITLIVPWSAGGGSDAVGRQLAMGLQKELGQPVNVVNKTGGAGVIGHMTMKRARPDGYTLGLGTAEIATYKHIGTADISYTDFTPIALLNVDYASFTVNTDSPWKNLSEALADLKAKPNTYTVSGSAPGAAYHLSFAGFIDQQGIDPQTINLVPSEGAAPGLQELAANGVDIVFNSLPETESMSKSGRIRTLAVLSNDRLSTFPDVPSAKEVTGEEWVQGSWRGLVGPANLPEDVVARLSIAADKVFNSEMFQTFMVGRGFGPVWADAAGFEAYMKEQDEKNAITIKKLGLAN